The following proteins are encoded in a genomic region of Fibrobacter sp. UWEL:
- a CDS encoding lytic transglycosylase domain-containing protein: MKKILLVIFAILFLCGGVLPAVEDYLDEVANSKEVLTFFNKKDSPEKLKKFITSVNPKLSVAEVNRYSTYILTYSKQYNVDYKLVAAVIAQESKFKANAKSRVGALGLMQVMPTTGKNVAQKLKLPSHDLLDPRDNIQIGVKFISMLYKEYNGDFNLMLAHYNGGYKQAELYKTFRYFELMRLITMQFETFNYVKKVKANYRKINREI, translated from the coding sequence TTGAAGAAAATACTACTGGTCATATTCGCGATTCTTTTCCTATGTGGGGGCGTACTCCCCGCAGTGGAAGACTATCTTGACGAAGTCGCGAACAGCAAGGAAGTCCTCACCTTTTTCAACAAGAAGGATTCCCCTGAAAAATTGAAGAAGTTCATTACCTCGGTGAACCCCAAATTGAGCGTTGCCGAGGTGAATCGCTATTCAACATACATCCTGACTTACTCGAAACAGTACAACGTGGATTACAAACTGGTAGCCGCCGTCATTGCCCAGGAAAGTAAATTCAAGGCAAATGCCAAGAGCCGCGTGGGCGCATTAGGGCTTATGCAAGTCATGCCCACCACAGGGAAAAACGTGGCGCAAAAGCTGAAACTTCCCAGCCACGACCTGCTGGACCCGAGGGATAATATCCAGATCGGCGTAAAGTTCATTTCCATGCTTTACAAAGAATATAACGGTGATTTCAACTTGATGCTTGCCCATTATAACGGCGGTTACAAACAGGCAGAGCTATACAAGACCTTCAGGTACTTTGAACTCATGCGCCTGATTACCATGCAGTTCGAAACCTTTAACTACGTAAAAAAAGTCAAGGCCAACTACCGGAAGATCAATCGGGAGATTTAA
- a CDS encoding YggS family pyridoxal phosphate-dependent enzyme, whose product MEFTLEEMRDQLVKLESRIGAACEHAGRSRESVLLVWVSKFHPAEAVENAIALGAKVFGENRVQEAETKFSTRLTAKDGSPVQCHVIGPVQSNKLKKAAIVADCIHSIASMEAVEKLEKVCAGLNKTLEILFQVNAGEEETKSGLDVANADAFLAELETRAMAGGINNFPHLKFRGLMTIGKNTGVAEDSRECFAFLRNLQQKYLAKGGIFAEFDQLSMGMTGDLEVAIEEGSTMIRVGTALFGERDYSKPVNDPV is encoded by the coding sequence ATGGAATTTACACTTGAAGAAATGCGTGACCAGCTGGTCAAATTGGAATCTCGAATTGGTGCTGCCTGCGAGCATGCGGGTCGTTCTCGTGAATCTGTGCTTTTGGTTTGGGTCAGTAAGTTTCACCCGGCAGAAGCTGTTGAAAATGCAATCGCTTTAGGCGCAAAGGTCTTTGGCGAAAACCGCGTGCAGGAAGCAGAAACCAAGTTCAGCACCCGCCTCACCGCAAAGGACGGCTCTCCGGTGCAGTGTCATGTCATTGGCCCTGTGCAGAGCAACAAACTGAAGAAAGCTGCCATCGTGGCTGACTGCATTCATTCCATCGCTAGCATGGAAGCGGTAGAAAAGCTGGAAAAAGTTTGCGCAGGATTGAACAAGACTCTTGAAATTCTCTTCCAGGTGAACGCCGGCGAAGAAGAAACCAAGAGCGGCCTGGACGTTGCTAACGCCGATGCCTTCCTTGCGGAACTTGAAACTCGCGCAATGGCCGGCGGCATCAACAATTTCCCGCACTTGAAGTTCCGCGGCCTCATGACCATCGGTAAGAACACTGGCGTTGCCGAAGACTCCCGCGAATGCTTCGCCTTCCTCCGCAATCTCCAGCAGAAGTATTTGGCTAAGGGCGGCATCTTCGCAGAATTCGATCAGCTCTCCATGGGCATGACCGGCGACCTGGAAGTTGCCATCGAAGAAGGCTCCACCATGATCCGCGTGGGCACCGCCCTCTTCGGCGAACGCGACTACAGCAAGCCCGTTAACGATCCTGTTTAG